In the Anopheles cruzii unplaced genomic scaffold, idAnoCruzAS_RS32_06 scaffold01381_ctg1, whole genome shotgun sequence genome, CTGCCATGGACAACAACAGATCTCCTCGGAATTTTACACAAGACTGGTCTGGAGCGCATTGATCTGGAGCGCATTTTTACGATCGTAAGACACTCACCAAAGGCCGAGTAACTCAGAGCTCTTTTATGGCAGATGATCGGCACAATTGCTGATcgtttgtaattttattatcgACTAAGTAATCCGTTCTTTAATTCAACGCTTTTGGAAAGAGTATGTTCACAATTTTATGCTTAATTTTATCTgtgaatttcttttcttcatttcaaCAGTATGTTTCTTTCAGCAAACAAAAGCATTGTTTGTAGTTTTACAAGTAGTAAAAAGCTTTTAATATTAAACCAATCCATCTCTTCTTGCTTCGACAGTCAAATGGGGCATACAAGAAACTTTGCTACAATAATTAACATTCATTACGCAACAATGTTCTCGTTAATCTCATCTTTGAACATCACAATCGATTCTTGGCAGCACGCAGAATCGGAAACTTGTCGCCGGAACATACGCCACGGAAATCATCCATCGCCAGATCGTTGATAGAAATTCCGCCCAATCCCTTCGCCTTCACGTACGCCGCCTTATTGCCAGCACTCTCGGGATCCTCATACGACAGCCAGATACCGTGTTTTTCGTTCTCGTCCGGAATACGAAATGCATACGGACCAAAGCGCTTgctgaaatcatttatcttaCGCAGCGGGTAATCGGCACCCTGCATGTTAGCGTTGGTTGGATTAGGCAGCAAGGCGCACACTTCACCGAAGCTATAGTATCCGGGAATTTGCGTCTGAAGCCCAGCCGGTGAAGGACCGTCGGCGCGAATCGGAGGCCTGCCGGTTATGCCCGACTCTTCCGTCAGTTTCCAGCCACGGCCGTAAGTGGCCAAGCCAACGACAATTTTATCCAGCGGAGTTCCAGCCGAATTCCACGCTTTCACCTTAGCCTGCACGTTATTGCCCTCGGCCCGTTCCGATGGTTCATAGATCGGCGCCGTGTAGTCAGCTTCCTTGGGGTTTCGTTCCGGAGTTTGCTGATCGTACGCGGCAATATTGATGTACTCGAAATTATCCTTCAGCAGCGGAATGTTCAGGAAAACGGATTCATTTACATGCGGCAGGTGGGTGAAGCCCACCCGGAACTTATCATGCACGAATGCGTTGTTCAAGTCGCGAACCAGTGCAGTAAATTCCTCACGATGTTCTTCCGCCTTCGGGTCCAGGATGCTGTCACCGGTGAACAGTTTCTTGAAGCCGTGCCACAGTTTGCCCGACAATCCGCGAACGCGTTTCGGCTTCGATTGCGGGAACTGCCAAGCCAGGTCAAGGCCGTCAAAATCGTACGTCTTCAAAAGAGTATACGCACTGTTGATGAACGCCGTTCGCGAGCCAGCTGACTCCAGCAGTGTCAAGTATTTCTCGAACGGCTTTTCCTCGGTCAGGTCCTGGTTACCACCGACGCTCAAGAAAACCCGCAAGCCTGGGTAGCGCTTTTTCAGTTTCGTAACGGTGCGGTACTGTCCTTGGCCTTCCTCCAAATCAAGGCTACCAATATTAGGGCGCGTGCGATACGTTACAGCGTCAACACCGGCGTAGCCATAAATCAAATGGGTACAGAAGGGCAGGGCCAACTCAATGTCGGACACGGTCACTTTTGATAGGTCTGCAACAGAGAGAACAGACGGACGCTATTAAGCAGATTCACATCTTTTCACTGCTGGCCCCTCATTATCGTCTTAATTTACGAAACAGCTCTACATTCTAGTTTGATAAGTGGTCAACGGTAAGACGAGCGGGAGCGGCCTCTTTGCATGGCTAATTACAACCTACACCGTCGCCAGCTATGTGGCGGTCATCAATGAACGGCAGCTGGATGATTGCAACACTGAACAAGGAAACTAACGAAGACCTAATTACCTTCCTTGATGGTGTTGCCGCCTGCATAGTAGCACAGAACCTTCGGTTCAGTTGTCGCTTTTTGGGCACTAACACACACGCCTAGCAATCCGAGCAGTAACACTGCCAGGACCCGCAGCCTCGTCGACCACATAGTAGCTAACATTAAATTTGTAGCACGACGCACCGCTATACTGCCAGGAACTGTATTGAATACGGCTGGATCGAATGAGATTCTAGCTCCTTCCACGAGGCAAAATGAACTGATGCAAACGGTCAACACAAATCTCTTCTTATAACCGGCTCACACGCAGTATCCTAAACTGATTACGACGAGAGGCACTCAAACGTTAACTCACCGGTTACTCACTGCCAAGGATGGATGCAAATGATCGTTTGCTTGAGCCGAGAAGATCTGGCAATTAACAGTCAAAGCCAACGCCAAAATAATTCGCCCAGCTTCACGAGATCACTAGGTCATCGGCGAGGTCTTGGGTTTTCCCTCATTTGTTTCACTTGACTCCACTGAGTGTATAGTAGCAGCAGAGGGGCCATAGCTCTTGGGTTGTTTCAATTGTCGTCGACTTCAAGCagcttgtttttgttttgataatCCGATGAACTCGTTATTTAAACCACTATGAAACGACCCGCAACAACGTCTACAAAAAAATTGTCCCGATCTAACTGAATGTAGAAGCCGCCAAACACAGCCGAATGAAATCACGTTCCGTTAGAAAAATATTCCCGATTTTCTTGGGAATTCCCCGGCGAGCACACAGACAGTTACGGTCTTCTCTGGTCTATTGATAACTGTTAAACTTTATTGTCCTTGAGTCAGACTGGAGACActaaaaaaaccttttctgaAGCTCCTCTTTGTTCTCTAGAGGCGGGCTCAATAATTATAAGTTCTTTCCTGCACTCTCTATCGCGTACTAATCGTTCTCCGTTTCTCTACGTACTCGCGCCTGCCGTCCGTTCTGGGACTATGTGTGCATGTGATAGTTCTAGTCCCAGTTCCCGGCAAATCCGTCAGGTGCGCTGATGTCCGCAGCTAGGACGTACAGTGATATCCATTTTTTGCGTAACACCCTTCCCCGTACTTCCTTGCCGATGGCACCAATACTGATCCGTCCCTAACGTTGCCTGTTTTTCACATCGAGGATCGCTAGAATGGCTACATGCCTTAGCTTTAGCGTTTCGGAGGACCTCGTTCGGTAGCCTTGTCCGTACTCTAACTTACAGGATGTTCTGTTCGACCCTCCTTTAAAGGCGTTCCCAGCTCCAATTAACCTTGCCAGGAGCTCCGTTGATAGCCGTTtgctgttccgtttcgatctTCTTCCTTGAACTATCCGGTGCAAAGTCGGCACCGGTGTTGTCGATATCGTTTTCTTCCAGTGTAGCGGGAACTTGTTTGTCCCTTATTATAATTCGCGGGCAGAACCGCTGCTGAAACATGCAGAAAGACGTTGTCACCGTGATTCTTACTTAAAGACTGAGCATCGTTTATTACATTCTATCGCTTTTTATACAGATTGTCCGACTTATCCTTCCCGTtccgtcgttgccgtcgctACTCGTGATCGTGTTGCCCGTTCTTGACGCTGCATCCTGCGGTTCCTGTGGTTTTCACAGCcgttggtgggtttttcggtgcgtcgattgttgttgctgcagtcGTCGTCGATTGTCTCGCTGCGTTCGGAAAACCCCGTGGTTGGTAGTGTGTTCCTTGGTGCCGGttgtcaaactttcctattcacaatccggggtcacaaaactacgctgtgcaaaatttaacGCGAATAGGctcagtagttttggagcaatTGTGGTACAGACAGACGGATGACGACCAACCAAAGAATGttattcggaaagagccaagtctggtaaATAACGCGGGTtatagcagctcccatccaagtgatttgatagtatcctgaaccagttttgcattGGTGGTCATGGAGACGCCACGTTTAGTGGTCATTGAGGcccacctggcgcctccatggctGACCAGAAAAAATGCcatttgggttgtttttcgatc is a window encoding:
- the LOC128276506 gene encoding chitinase-like protein Idgf4; translated protein: MWSTRLRVLAVLLLGLLGVCVSAQKATTEPKVLCYYAGGNTIKEDLSKVTVSDIELALPFCTHLIYGYAGVDAVTYRTRPNIGSLDLEEGQGQYRTVTKLKKRYPGLRVFLSVGGNQDLTEEKPFEKYLTLLESAGSRTAFINSAYTLLKTYDFDGLDLAWQFPQSKPKRVRGLSGKLWHGFKKLFTGDSILDPKAEEHREEFTALVRDLNNAFVHDKFRVGFTHLPHVNESVFLNIPLLKDNFEYINIAAYDQQTPERNPKEADYTAPIYEPSERAEGNNVQAKVKAWNSAGTPLDKIVVGLATYGRGWKLTEESGITGRPPIRADGPSPAGLQTQIPGYYSFGEVCALLPNPTNANMQGADYPLRKINDFSKRFGPYAFRIPDENEKHGIWLSYEDPESAGNKAAYVKAKGLGGISINDLAMDDFRGVCSGDKFPILRAAKNRL